In the genome of Synergistaceae bacterium, the window ACATTGGTTCAGTCTGCGTAAAGGAGTTGAGAACATCATTAAAGCCGTTTTTCAGCGTTGTGAATGTCCCGCGCCCGGCCGTCATAAGGTCTCTGATCTCCTTCATCGTTGAGCTTTCGTAGAATCTGTTGTACTGGTTCTCGCCGTTCACAAGCTGCTGCACGATGTCATTCATCATTTTTGCGTCCCTTGTGTCGAGTGCGACCGCGTAATTTCTCGCTGTTACTGCAAACGCTGTAGTGAGAGCTTCGGCCTGCCTTATGCGGTTGATGTATGTCTCCATGCTCGTGCCTTCAAGATTTGTCTTGAGCTGGCTGAGTGTTACTTGGTACTGCATATCTACAACGCTCGTAAGAAGGTCTATCATCTTGTCGATTTCCTTGTTGAGTGTGTTGGAGACCGTGCGCTTTGTGCGAATCATCTGATATACCTTGTTTGCTGTGGAGTTGGCGTTGCGTAAAATCCGCTCCATTTCCGGAAGGTTTTCAGACAAAGTTACGAGTGAGGAATCCTGCGCGTACATCTGCTTCCCGCTGTCTATGAGCGTCTGAAGCCCGGACAAGAAATTCTGTAGCCTGTCTATGTCTTCATCGCTTTCTGAGAACTTCAAATCCCTGACACATGCCCGTATCCAGCTTATCTGGTTGGTGAGCTTGACTGCAAGTGTTACTGTAGTGTCAACAACCTTCTGAAGGTAGGCAACATCCGACTGAACTGCTGAAATGCTCGTCCATGAGAAGAAGACAGCAACGCCGAAAAGCGCAAGGACAATCCCGAATCCTATTGTGAGCTTGCCCGTGATCTTGAAATTGTTTAACATGAAAATTTTTCTCTCCTGTAGTGAAATTTTTTGTGATATGAAAACGGATACCCTTTAGCGCGACATGAAAGCGTTATCCTTCAGGGGCAATCCCCTCCTTAGCCATGAGCCACGAGAGAGCCGCAAAAGTCTTCGAGTCCCGTATTTTTCCCTCACGTATCATTTTCGGCACGTCAGACAGCTTCACTTCACTGACTGAAACATTTTCGTCCTCATCCTGCGGAAGCGATGACCGTTCGAGTCCCTCAGCAAGATACAGCGTGAAAATCTCCGTGCAGAATCCCGGCGAGGCGTAAAACTCCCCTATTCGGTGAAGCTCAGAGGCTTTGACGTTCAGCTCCTCTTGCATTTCGCGTTCGGCGGCCTGGGCTGGATTCTCTCCCGGCTCAATGAGTCCCGCGCAAATTTCGAGGGTCTCCTCATGCACGGCGTAACGGTACTGCCTCACAAGAAGGACTGTTTTCCTGTCGGTGAACGCTATCATTCCTACGGCGGGTTTGTGTTCGACAACTTCCCGCGAGGCGTGATGCCCTGAAGGTGTCAGAACCTCATCGCAGCGGACGCTCAATATTTTCCCGTCAAAGATTCGGTTCTCTTTAACGCAGACTTCTTCAATGCTGGATTTTTTTCCCTGCGGCATAAGAACACCTGCCCTTTTCTGTTTGCTGTGAATTTCCGTAATTATAGCGCATATCCTCAAACTTTACACAATTTGAGCCGGAGTCCTGCTGACCATTCGCGCCCGGTCATTTTCCTTTTTCCCTCGCTCTGTACCTCGCACAATTCAACGCCGAAATCAGCGCACATCACAACGGGATTGCCCTCCGTTTTCACGACATGGCCGCATTCCCCCGAAATATCACGCCTCACGCAGGCACGCCAGATTTTGACCCTCTTCCCGCCGATGACAGCATAAGCACCGCCGGACATGTCAAGAGCGCGGACAGTGTTCACGAACTTCAACGCCGAGTCCGTGAATGACAGCGCAAATTCTGA includes:
- a CDS encoding NUDIX hydrolase; the protein is MPQGKKSSIEEVCVKENRIFDGKILSVRCDEVLTPSGHHASREVVEHKPAVGMIAFTDRKTVLLVRQYRYAVHEETLEICAGLIEPGENPAQAAEREMQEELNVKASELHRIGEFYASPGFCTEIFTLYLAEGLERSSLPQDEDENVSVSEVKLSDVPKMIREGKIRDSKTFAALSWLMAKEGIAPEG